The Manihot esculenta cultivar AM560-2 chromosome 11, M.esculenta_v8, whole genome shotgun sequence genome includes a region encoding these proteins:
- the LOC122725134 gene encoding thioredoxin H-type-like, with product MVSVTNEGTLTSSKRAIGCLKGGGLTEQFEKAKRGKQLIVVDLSASWCLPSRSMSPILAALVKEMPYVTFLMVVVDELRSVAMDCAVEAMPTFLFLKRGVLLDKVVGAM from the exons ATGGTATCAGTTACTAATGAAGGCACTCTTACATCATCTAAGAGGGCAATTGGTTGCCTGAAAGG TGGAGGCTTGACGGAGCAGTTCGAGAAGGCAAAGAGGGGAAAGCAACTGATTGTGGTGGATTTGAGTGCTTCCTGGTGCCTACCTTCTCGTTCCATGAGTCCAATTCTGGCAGCGTTGGTGAAGGAGATGCCATATGTCACATTCTTGATGGTGGTTGTTGATGAATTGCGTTCTGTTGCTATGGATTGTGCAGTTGAGGCAATGCCAACCTTTTTGTTCTTGAAACGAGGAGTATTACTCGACAAGGTTGTTGGTGCAATGTAG